The Gopherus flavomarginatus isolate rGopFla2 chromosome 4, rGopFla2.mat.asm, whole genome shotgun sequence genomic interval GCTTTCTCAATCATTCCATCCACCATTGCAGCGGTCATCTCTGATACTGACACTGTTGCAGTTTCTTCACTCCTACTGTCTGCAGCCTCAAATCCTGAATGAGCAATGGTAATATCTTGGACTAGTTCAGGAAATAGTTTTGCAGGCACTGCTGCTAAAGGCTCTAAAGTTTCAGCTGAGGTTTCCATAGATGTTACAGTTTCTGCAATGATTTGTTCTTCAACTGCTGCAGCTGTTACAGGCACAGATGCTTTTTGAGCCTCAGAGCTTTCAATACTAGGAATGGGTGAGCCAGTATCTTCTAGCTGCACAGCTAAAATCTCTTGCTGCACTGGAGTTGAATAAAGTTTATCACTGCCTGCAAGTTCCAATTTTCCAGATTCAAACAAATCTTTCTCCACTTCCGTCATTAGCTCAAACTTGGTTTCCTCTCGCTGATTGTCATTTGAACTTGTTGCAGTCAGTAGAAGTGTTTGTTTTGCTTCCATAGGCTCCTCTTCGTCTCCCTTTCCACACACAGGCTGTTCTTTAGGACATATGTCGCTCTGTAGAGGGGCCCCATTTACAACTGCCCCTGGGTATTCTGATTCTAGGTTAGATGGCGCATCTTCTACATCATTCTGCATGGGAGCCTCAGCTGCCACTGCTTCAGCGTGTTCTGATTCCAAGGTAAGCACAGCATCTTCTACCGCTGTCTTCACAGGTGCCTCAGTTACCCCACTCTGCATTGCATCCCCAGTTACAATCGTCTCTGTGCATTTTGATTCTAAGGAGAGCAGGGCATTTTCCATCTCACTCTGCATAGGGATCTCAGTTCCCTCATTCTTCACAGTGGTCTCGATTGCAGTGATTTCTGTGCATGTTGATTCTAAGGTAAGCATGGAATCGTCCACCTCATTCTGCACTGTAGCCTCCTCAGTTACCTCACTCTGCACAGTGGCCTCAGCAGCAATTGCTTCTGTGCATTCGGATTCCAAGAAAAGCAAGGCATTTTGCACCTCACTTTGCATGGGAGCCTCAGCTGCAAGTGCTTCTGTGCATTCTTTTTCTACAATACGCACAGCATCTTCCACCCCATTTTGCACAGCGGCCTCAGTCACATCACTCTGCATTGGAGCCTCAGATGAAAGTGTTTCAGTGCATTCGGCTTCTAAGATAAGCATGGCACCCTCCACCTCTTTCTTCACAGGAGCCTCAGTTACCTCACTCTGCATCACCCCCTCAGTAGCAATTCCTTCCACCTCACTCTGCACAGTGGCCTCGGTGCCCTTAGATTCCCAGGTAAGCATAGCATCTTGCACCTCGCTTTGCACAGAGGCCTCAGTTACATCACTCTGCACTGGAGCTTCAGTTGCAACTGCTTCAGTGCATTCTGAGTCTAAGATGAGCACGGCATCTTCCACCTCATTCTTCACAGGAACCTCAGTTATCCCACTCTGCACAGGGGCCTCATCTACAAGTGCTTCTGTGCATTTTGGTTCTAAGGCCTCCCTGGCATGTTCCCTTTTACTCTGCGCTGGGATGTCAGTCCCCTGACTCTGTATGGGGGactgagctgcagctgcttctgtaCGTTTTGATTCTGAAGAGAGCATGGCATCTTCTGCCTCACTCTGCAAAGGGGCTTCTGTTACAGTTACTTTCATGCATTTTGATTCTAAGTTAGGCACCATGTCCACCACTTGCTTAAATTCCTGGGACATCTCAAGCTTTGCTTCATGTGGTTCACTTTCAGATCCATCCACTTCTGGAGCACCTTCATCTGTGATTTCACCTGGAATTACTACCTTTACATTGATTTTGGCCTCTTCGGTTGAAATTTCTTGTTGTTTTACTACGGTAACATACTCCGCTTTCACTTCATGCTCTGCTTTGGTAGTTATTGTGACACTACTGTAAAATTCCTCGTCTTTCAATTTACCTTTCTCTAGAATCCTTTCTACTTCAGACATTTCTTCATGTCTTTCTATAAATGCTTGTTCAGTTtcttgccattgactttcatCTGCCAATCTATCCAGACTTCTAGCTTCTTCTATGTGTACCTTCATCACTGCACACTTTTCACTCATCTCTGACACTTCCTGTAGAACACTTCCGTCAGCTTCATTTCTGCCTCCAACACTTCCTGCACTCTCCATGTGTTGAATGTCAGCCTCTTCAGGTTCTTCTTTCTTTAAGGACTGTTCAACCAACACAGTTTTTTTGCATGTGAGTGTAGCTTCACTAGCTTCATCTTTCATTTCAGATCCAATTTTCTGCACTGACTGAATTATGACTCCAGTCACAGTTCTTTCACTAATCATCTGTACTTCATCTGATAGCTTCACTCTTTGTACAACCTCCTCAAGAATttcctgtgtttgtttgtttaattcttTTAAATTTTGCTGAGTCCCTTCTATCTCCTGAACAGGTGTAACTTCTTCTGTAGTATCTGGGGATTCAGTTAATTGTGACACTGCAGAAACCATCTCAGTTGTCTCCTCTGCAAAGGACACTTCTGTTGCCTCTTCCAGTGCTGTCAATGCTTCTGATGTTAACTCCAGCTCACTTACTATAGTATCATCACTTATGTCCTTTCTCAACTCTGGCAAAGTTTTAGAAACCACCAATGTCTTTTCTACAACAACTTCAGTTTCAAATATCTGCTCAGTTTGTTCATCATCATCTTTTTCCTGTTCAATGGATTCCGTCACAGTAGCGGATATCCAAGATGGTGACCTTTCTTCAATACTGGTAACTGCTCTCTCCCCCTCTACAACAGTCACAGTAACTGCATGAACCAGTCCTTCATTAAATTGCTCAATAATTAAGGTATCTTCTAATTTTTCAGCTCTCTTTTCATCTAAAGTTTCTTCCCTTATTGCCTCAGCTTGTGTTGCTTGTTGGGCCTCAATTTTCTCTTGTTCAGCTGCTTCATACTCAGATAAAGGAACAACAGCTGGAACATCAGAGTCTTCTTCAGTGGTTTCTCTCATCTCTTCTCCAGCTTCCTCAACACAAGCTTGTTCTGGCTTCCCATCTGACTTTTTCTTCCGACGACCaggtattaattttttaaatgaaacccaTGTTTCTTCTTTTCCAGGTTCAACATCTGAAGTAGAATGTTCAATGCTGGAAACTAACACAGGTTCTTCACTTCTCTCTTCCATTTTGGTTTTGGATTTTCTTCTTGGAGTGACTAATCTTTTAAATGATTCCCAGGTTGAAACACCCTCTCCTTCAGATGGACTTCCAGCTTGTTCTGGTGAGGAACTTCCTTGTCCTTGATCACTTTCTTGGGAACTAGTTAGGATCATGTCTGGTGCAGTTTCTTTGCTTTGGCCAACTTCATCTATTTTTTGGCCTTCTTGAGCAAGCCTCTGTCCTACTTCCTCATCAGAAGAGGAGGATTTCCGAGCTCTTTTCTTAGAGGAGCCTACACAAATTAAGGCTTCCCATGATACAGAAGTATCAACCTTTCGTTTTGGCTCTTCTGTGCTTTTTTCTAGCTTCTGCTCCTCACCATTTACTTTAGTTtcttcctgattttcagagactgcaCTTTCAGTAGAAGACAACGTAGCACTCTTTGCCTTAtcaatttcttcttctttgtcactttcagaaagccttctgACACGTTTCTTGGGAGTCACCATCTTTTTAAACGATGCCCAAGGAGTTACacactctctttttctctctacaTCTGAAATTACTCCTTCTTCAGTTTCAGTGACCTGTGTTGCATCTATGGCTTTCTCCACGGAAGGAGGCTCTGTTGATTCTTCAGGTGAAGAGGCAGAGCTCTCTGCCTTTTGTTCTTCTGGACTTTCTGGGGAATCAGCTAAATGTTGAATTTGTTCTACTTGTTCCCCTGGCTTAGtttcttctctctttcctttaTGCTTCTTTCCAGAAAGCTTCTTTAAGCCAGTTCCTGTAAAAAGTTTCTTTAGGGGGCTGCCTTGCACTTTGGCTCTTTCTTGTGATGACAACAGTTCAACCTCAGTGGTGATGCCTTCTGGAGGCTTACATGCAGCTGCATCTTCAGGGCTTGGTTCTGTTTGCTTGATGTGGTCGTCTACTACTATGCATACTGTTCCTTTGGCCTTTAGTTGTTCCTCAGTGGGTTGAATTCCTTGTAGCTCACCATTTCCTTCAACTGATTGTTCAGAAGCTGAGGAGGGCATCTGTTCGCTCTCATTTGTTTTAACCTCTTTTGCCTCTGTAGTGCTAACATGAACTTCTTCCTCTAACTTTTCATCAAAGATTTCAGTTGCCAGTGGAGCTTTtggttcaggtttctcaattttTTCACCAAACACTTCTGTTGTCATTGGAGCTACAGGTTCAGATTCTTCTTTAGATTTTTCTAATTTTTCACCAAATATTTCCATGGTTGTGGGAGCTGGTAGTTCAGATTTCTCTTCAAAGTGTATTTCAGTTTTTTCTTCTAAGGATATTTTACATTCTTtcactggttttgttttttcttcaggGGATAGGTCTACTTTTTCTTCAAAGGACACTTCAGATTCCTTGTTTACACTttcaatggtctcttctggaagTGATTGTTCAGAAGGAATAATAACTTCCTCCTTCAAACTTGCTTCTACTTGGATCTCTGTCACTTCCCTTTCTTGCTCTTCCGTTTCTTTCTCAGTTTTCTCCTTCTCATGTGCTTCTACTGGGATCTCTGCCACTTCCCTTTCTtgctcttccttttctttctcaggAGTCTGCTGCTCATCCTCTTTAGGCTTCCTAAAACTTGTCTTTTTCCTAAACCCAGCCCAACCCTGAGTAAAGAATTTTCTTAGTGGTGATGCGGTTTCATTAACTAATCCATCTGTTGGAGACGCTGGTGACTTGCTaggttctttttttccttctgcctcTTCCTCACTTGGGCTTTCTGCTACTTTTTCAGGAAGAGATTCATCTTTCCGTTCCTCATTCTTTGGTTCTTCTTCAGTCTTTTCTGCAGGGTGGGTCACCTCACTTTCTGTTGCTTCCTCCACCACTTCTAACTTGACTTCTTTATGATCTCCAGCTCCATTTGCTGCCACTTCTGCTTCTTCTTTTTTAACAGTCAGTAGCTGAACAGGTTCAGACTTTTCAGTCTTATCTTTTTTAACAGTAAACTTGAAACCAACAAatttaaaaacctttttaaatCCAACATCATTAGACTGAGATTCACTGGGCTGTTCTAACTCTTCTACTTTTTCTTCTTCTGATGGCAACTGCTCGTTAGCTTCTTGAACATCTTTCTGTCCATCTTCAACACCATCCTTATCAGTTGATTCTGGTGGCATGACTTCCATATTTTCAACTAGCTCTTCTTTTACAATCACATTCGCAGGGTCTCTTTGTCCAACTGTAAAGTAAAAATCAGATAGAAACAAATTAGATTTACCATCTTAATTCActaaaatatgtattaaaatcGCTCAAAAGATAATACATACTTCAACTTTTAATACAGATATGAATTTACATTTTAAGGTGATCGTGTAAAATATAAATTCCAGTAGTATGGTGGCACCTCTTAGGTCCGCTAATTAAGGGTTTATCTGCAGCTATTATAAACCTAGTTTACCCCGCATCTGTAAGAGGTGAAGAAAATCATATCTGGATTGGTCTTGTTGCTTGACAAAAGGCTCATTCAGAACATTCTAGGCTCACTCTCATTCTTTCTGGGCAAGGGAAGTTCAAGAGTATAAAACAAGTTCAATTCTCAGGTTTTGTTTGGGTAACAGCTGTTCACTTCAGTAATGCCTCTACTTAGGAGATACATATGACATTAATAATTTTTTCTGAAGCAGATGCTCAACCTCATTCCCAGTTAGGAGAAGAGCATAGCATCAAGAATGAAAGTACCAATCCTGCAAACTCACCCTGAGATCTTAAAATCAAACTGGGTTCTTTCCTTTTCCACACATTGCTAGTATTGAAATGTTTTGACGGCTAGATCTTGTCTACTCACCAGTGCAACAGCTCATCAAATCAGTGAGGTTGCAGAGGTGTAAAAAGAATATAGCTTGGCTTGCAGAATCAAAGCTGGTGATGATGCATGGGAAGGCAAGAAGCCAGTTTTAATCTCAGATCCTAGCAGCTTTATCTCTGCTTAGCTGCTCCCTGGGTGCTGCTCTACTGGCTTTTGCCCTCATTAGACAGAGCAGTGCCTCAGTGAAGGCACAGcacatttgatttaaaaaatacaatagtgtggggaggaaaggaaaagagaacaaGTACACGCCATCTGGTCTATATTATGCACTCTATGTAATGTGTGTCCTCTGGTGCAGTGATGCTTGTTATAGTATTGGGTGGACGATCGACCAGGATTTTCCTGTTCCCTACCAGTCTCAGGTCCATGCGCAGCAGTGGGAGTATAAGCCCCAAGGAAACTAGTCATTCCATCTCCCTCCCTGTGCAGATATGGTAGAATGCAACAGAATGTGGTGTTTTCCAACATCTTACTCCCCTGCACTGCCAAACAAATCACAATTTAGCTCTAAATAAAAATACAGACTAAAAGatgtttcttttttccccccatcacAAGAGATTTTCCAGAgccttataattaaaaaaaacaaaagtaagaTTTTCATCAAACTTTTTAGGTTAGTTTCTACTTACAATGAACCTTTCTGCACCACATGCTTGACACCTGCTTCTGTGCATGTCAGTCTCTAAGCCCCCCTTCCTGCTTTCCTACAGATCGTCAAAGGGGTCAAATCTCATTATAGGTTTCCTGCTAAGATCATTTGGCCTGCAGGTGGAGACAGTTTAGTTTATGCCTTACATAGAGTACAA includes:
- the AKAP12 gene encoding A-kinase anchor protein 12 isoform X2: MGAGSSVEQQSPQDAPTAAAESEPASPEAAALAAAAPLEQPEDPAKLLQKNGQISNINGIAEEQVELNLQPGELNGQQTETVVTDVGQRDPANVIVKEELVENMEVMPPESTDKDGVEDGQKDVQEANEQLPSEEEKVEELEQPSESQSNDVGFKKVFKFVGFKFTVKKDKTEKSEPVQLLTVKKEEAEVAANGAGDHKEVKLEVVEEATESEVTHPAEKTEEEPKNEERKDESLPEKVAESPSEEEAEGKKEPSKSPASPTDGLVNETASPLRKFFTQGWAGFRKKTSFRKPKEDEQQTPEKEKEEQEREVAEIPVEAHEKEKTEKETEEQEREVTEIQVEASLKEEVIIPSEQSLPEETIESVNKESEVSFEEKVDLSPEEKTKPVKECKISLEEKTEIHFEEKSELPAPTTMEIFGEKLEKSKEESEPVAPMTTEVFGEKIEKPEPKAPLATEIFDEKLEEEVHVSTTEAKEVKTNESEQMPSSASEQSVEGNGELQGIQPTEEQLKAKGTVCIVVDDHIKQTEPSPEDAAACKPPEGITTEVELLSSQERAKVQGSPLKKLFTGTGLKKLSGKKHKGKREETKPGEQVEQIQHLADSPESPEEQKAESSASSPEESTEPPSVEKAIDATQVTETEEGVISDVERKRECVTPWASFKKMVTPKKRVRRLSESDKEEEIDKAKSATLSSTESAVSENQEETKVNGEEQKLEKSTEEPKRKVDTSVSWEALICVGSSKKRARKSSSSDEEVGQRLAQEGQKIDEVGQSKETAPDMILTSSQESDQGQGSSSPEQAGSPSEGEGVSTWESFKRLVTPRRKSKTKMEERSEEPVLVSSIEHSTSDVEPGKEETWVSFKKLIPGRRKKKSDGKPEQACVEEAGEEMRETTEEDSDVPAVVPLSEYEAAEQEKIEAQQATQAEAIREETLDEKRAEKLEDTLIIEQFNEGLVHAVTVTVVEGERAVTSIEERSPSWISATVTESIEQEKDDDEQTEQIFETEVVVEKTLVVSKTLPELRKDISDDTIVSELELTSEALTALEEATEVSFAEETTEMVSAVSQLTESPDTTEEVTPVQEIEGTQQNLKELNKQTQEILEEVVQRVKLSDEVQMISERTVTGVIIQSVQKIGSEMKDEASEATLTCKKTVLVEQSLKKEEPEEADIQHMESAGSVGGRNEADGSVLQEVSEMSEKCAVMKVHIEEARSLDRLADESQWQETEQAFIERHEEMSEVERILEKGKLKDEEFYSSVTITTKAEHEVKAEYVTVVKQQEISTEEAKINVKVVIPGEITDEGAPEVDGSESEPHEAKLEMSQEFKQVVDMVPNLESKCMKVTVTEAPLQSEAEDAMLSSESKRTEAAAAQSPIQSQGTDIPAQSKREHAREALEPKCTEALVDEAPVQSGITEVPVKNEVEDAVLILDSECTEAVATEAPVQSDVTEASVQSEVQDAMLTWESKGTEATVQSEVEGIATEGVMQSEVTEAPVKKEVEGAMLILEAECTETLSSEAPMQSDVTEAAVQNGVEDAVRIVEKECTEALAAEAPMQSEVQNALLFLESECTEAIAAEATVQSEVTEEATVQNEVDDSMLTLESTCTEITAIETTVKNEGTEIPMQSEMENALLSLESKCTETIVTGDAMQSGVTEAPVKTAVEDAVLTLESEHAEAVAAEAPMQNDVEDAPSNLESEYPGAVVNGAPLQSDICPKEQPVCGKGDEEEPMEAKQTLLLTATSSNDNQREETKFELMTEVEKDLFESGKLELAGSDKLYSTPVQQEILAVQLEDTGSPIPSIESSEAQKASVPVTAAAVEEQIIAETVTSMETSAETLEPLAAVPAKLFPELVQDITIAHSGFEAADSRSEETATVSVSEMTAAMVDGMIEKATSCTQPDLIQKDYVDDTTQGKEQRKPECREEAGEKLVSQHTESPSVTHIEFEKDIVQPVTVESESTKIVLKIIQTAVDRFERTEEPAAVCMASESQQQIKSTDGNQKDINISEVQESVQAHQQLLVKGEKTVEGKEQEFQQPSTVKHTILTQSAEKRATLEQTEDLPLISDMSKEVEIQDSGKIVAVTEDVSSESLEAQNSAIDMSVSEDLSKETRTDQPKLKEKEAGQTVATQEKYMVQQTHIEKKEDKHSQPVEDMKRHTEEDVKEYASCGSPQSKSELTKS
- the AKAP12 gene encoding A-kinase anchor protein 12 isoform X1 — translated: MCLNLQTLGAQPRMQILFGDCWGLRDSWSPQYSLPPSVSVHLSLWLPVTLVTQHCLLQKNGQISNINGIAEEQVELNLQPGELNGQQTETVVTDVGQRDPANVIVKEELVENMEVMPPESTDKDGVEDGQKDVQEANEQLPSEEEKVEELEQPSESQSNDVGFKKVFKFVGFKFTVKKDKTEKSEPVQLLTVKKEEAEVAANGAGDHKEVKLEVVEEATESEVTHPAEKTEEEPKNEERKDESLPEKVAESPSEEEAEGKKEPSKSPASPTDGLVNETASPLRKFFTQGWAGFRKKTSFRKPKEDEQQTPEKEKEEQEREVAEIPVEAHEKEKTEKETEEQEREVTEIQVEASLKEEVIIPSEQSLPEETIESVNKESEVSFEEKVDLSPEEKTKPVKECKISLEEKTEIHFEEKSELPAPTTMEIFGEKLEKSKEESEPVAPMTTEVFGEKIEKPEPKAPLATEIFDEKLEEEVHVSTTEAKEVKTNESEQMPSSASEQSVEGNGELQGIQPTEEQLKAKGTVCIVVDDHIKQTEPSPEDAAACKPPEGITTEVELLSSQERAKVQGSPLKKLFTGTGLKKLSGKKHKGKREETKPGEQVEQIQHLADSPESPEEQKAESSASSPEESTEPPSVEKAIDATQVTETEEGVISDVERKRECVTPWASFKKMVTPKKRVRRLSESDKEEEIDKAKSATLSSTESAVSENQEETKVNGEEQKLEKSTEEPKRKVDTSVSWEALICVGSSKKRARKSSSSDEEVGQRLAQEGQKIDEVGQSKETAPDMILTSSQESDQGQGSSSPEQAGSPSEGEGVSTWESFKRLVTPRRKSKTKMEERSEEPVLVSSIEHSTSDVEPGKEETWVSFKKLIPGRRKKKSDGKPEQACVEEAGEEMRETTEEDSDVPAVVPLSEYEAAEQEKIEAQQATQAEAIREETLDEKRAEKLEDTLIIEQFNEGLVHAVTVTVVEGERAVTSIEERSPSWISATVTESIEQEKDDDEQTEQIFETEVVVEKTLVVSKTLPELRKDISDDTIVSELELTSEALTALEEATEVSFAEETTEMVSAVSQLTESPDTTEEVTPVQEIEGTQQNLKELNKQTQEILEEVVQRVKLSDEVQMISERTVTGVIIQSVQKIGSEMKDEASEATLTCKKTVLVEQSLKKEEPEEADIQHMESAGSVGGRNEADGSVLQEVSEMSEKCAVMKVHIEEARSLDRLADESQWQETEQAFIERHEEMSEVERILEKGKLKDEEFYSSVTITTKAEHEVKAEYVTVVKQQEISTEEAKINVKVVIPGEITDEGAPEVDGSESEPHEAKLEMSQEFKQVVDMVPNLESKCMKVTVTEAPLQSEAEDAMLSSESKRTEAAAAQSPIQSQGTDIPAQSKREHAREALEPKCTEALVDEAPVQSGITEVPVKNEVEDAVLILDSECTEAVATEAPVQSDVTEASVQSEVQDAMLTWESKGTEATVQSEVEGIATEGVMQSEVTEAPVKKEVEGAMLILEAECTETLSSEAPMQSDVTEAAVQNGVEDAVRIVEKECTEALAAEAPMQSEVQNALLFLESECTEAIAAEATVQSEVTEEATVQNEVDDSMLTLESTCTEITAIETTVKNEGTEIPMQSEMENALLSLESKCTETIVTGDAMQSGVTEAPVKTAVEDAVLTLESEHAEAVAAEAPMQNDVEDAPSNLESEYPGAVVNGAPLQSDICPKEQPVCGKGDEEEPMEAKQTLLLTATSSNDNQREETKFELMTEVEKDLFESGKLELAGSDKLYSTPVQQEILAVQLEDTGSPIPSIESSEAQKASVPVTAAAVEEQIIAETVTSMETSAETLEPLAAVPAKLFPELVQDITIAHSGFEAADSRSEETATVSVSEMTAAMVDGMIEKATSCTQPDLIQKDYVDDTTQGKEQRKPECREEAGEKLVSQHTESPSVTHIEFEKDIVQPVTVESESTKIVLKIIQTAVDRFERTEEPAAVCMASESQQQIKSTDGNQKDINISEVQESVQAHQQLLVKGEKTVEGKEQEFQQPSTVKHTILTQSAEKRATLEQTEDLPLISDMSKEVEIQDSGKIVAVTEDVSSESLEAQNSAIDMSVSEDLSKETRTDQPKLKEKEAGQTVATQEKYMVQQTHIEKKEDKHSQPVEDMKRHTEEDVKEYASCGSPQSKSELTKS
- the AKAP12 gene encoding A-kinase anchor protein 12 isoform X3, encoding MLGTITITVGQRDPANVIVKEELVENMEVMPPESTDKDGVEDGQKDVQEANEQLPSEEEKVEELEQPSESQSNDVGFKKVFKFVGFKFTVKKDKTEKSEPVQLLTVKKEEAEVAANGAGDHKEVKLEVVEEATESEVTHPAEKTEEEPKNEERKDESLPEKVAESPSEEEAEGKKEPSKSPASPTDGLVNETASPLRKFFTQGWAGFRKKTSFRKPKEDEQQTPEKEKEEQEREVAEIPVEAHEKEKTEKETEEQEREVTEIQVEASLKEEVIIPSEQSLPEETIESVNKESEVSFEEKVDLSPEEKTKPVKECKISLEEKTEIHFEEKSELPAPTTMEIFGEKLEKSKEESEPVAPMTTEVFGEKIEKPEPKAPLATEIFDEKLEEEVHVSTTEAKEVKTNESEQMPSSASEQSVEGNGELQGIQPTEEQLKAKGTVCIVVDDHIKQTEPSPEDAAACKPPEGITTEVELLSSQERAKVQGSPLKKLFTGTGLKKLSGKKHKGKREETKPGEQVEQIQHLADSPESPEEQKAESSASSPEESTEPPSVEKAIDATQVTETEEGVISDVERKRECVTPWASFKKMVTPKKRVRRLSESDKEEEIDKAKSATLSSTESAVSENQEETKVNGEEQKLEKSTEEPKRKVDTSVSWEALICVGSSKKRARKSSSSDEEVGQRLAQEGQKIDEVGQSKETAPDMILTSSQESDQGQGSSSPEQAGSPSEGEGVSTWESFKRLVTPRRKSKTKMEERSEEPVLVSSIEHSTSDVEPGKEETWVSFKKLIPGRRKKKSDGKPEQACVEEAGEEMRETTEEDSDVPAVVPLSEYEAAEQEKIEAQQATQAEAIREETLDEKRAEKLEDTLIIEQFNEGLVHAVTVTVVEGERAVTSIEERSPSWISATVTESIEQEKDDDEQTEQIFETEVVVEKTLVVSKTLPELRKDISDDTIVSELELTSEALTALEEATEVSFAEETTEMVSAVSQLTESPDTTEEVTPVQEIEGTQQNLKELNKQTQEILEEVVQRVKLSDEVQMISERTVTGVIIQSVQKIGSEMKDEASEATLTCKKTVLVEQSLKKEEPEEADIQHMESAGSVGGRNEADGSVLQEVSEMSEKCAVMKVHIEEARSLDRLADESQWQETEQAFIERHEEMSEVERILEKGKLKDEEFYSSVTITTKAEHEVKAEYVTVVKQQEISTEEAKINVKVVIPGEITDEGAPEVDGSESEPHEAKLEMSQEFKQVVDMVPNLESKCMKVTVTEAPLQSEAEDAMLSSESKRTEAAAAQSPIQSQGTDIPAQSKREHAREALEPKCTEALVDEAPVQSGITEVPVKNEVEDAVLILDSECTEAVATEAPVQSDVTEASVQSEVQDAMLTWESKGTEATVQSEVEGIATEGVMQSEVTEAPVKKEVEGAMLILEAECTETLSSEAPMQSDVTEAAVQNGVEDAVRIVEKECTEALAAEAPMQSEVQNALLFLESECTEAIAAEATVQSEVTEEATVQNEVDDSMLTLESTCTEITAIETTVKNEGTEIPMQSEMENALLSLESKCTETIVTGDAMQSGVTEAPVKTAVEDAVLTLESEHAEAVAAEAPMQNDVEDAPSNLESEYPGAVVNGAPLQSDICPKEQPVCGKGDEEEPMEAKQTLLLTATSSNDNQREETKFELMTEVEKDLFESGKLELAGSDKLYSTPVQQEILAVQLEDTGSPIPSIESSEAQKASVPVTAAAVEEQIIAETVTSMETSAETLEPLAAVPAKLFPELVQDITIAHSGFEAADSRSEETATVSVSEMTAAMVDGMIEKATSCTQPDLIQKDYVDDTTQGKEQRKPECREEAGEKLVSQHTESPSVTHIEFEKDIVQPVTVESESTKIVLKIIQTAVDRFERTEEPAAVCMASESQQQIKSTDGNQKDINISEVQESVQAHQQLLVKGEKTVEGKEQEFQQPSTVKHTILTQSAEKRATLEQTEDLPLISDMSKEVEIQDSGKIVAVTEDVSSESLEAQNSAIDMSVSEDLSKETRTDQPKLKEKEAGQTVATQEKYMVQQTHIEKKEDKHSQPVEDMKRHTEEDVKEYASCGSPQSKSELTKS